The Chloroflexus aggregans DSM 9485 genome segment TATTGGCCGCTCCGACGATCTGTTTGGCGACCTCAAACTCGAAATAGTAGTCGAGCTGGTCAGGGTAATAGGGCGCTAGGGTGCGCGGGTTACCGTTAAATACTTCACCGACGGTGAATGTTCCCGGTAGCTCGCGTTCAAGAAAACGACGGAAATTACGCAGCCATTCAAATGTCTCGGCAGTATCTTCTTGCAGGGTGTAGTATTCGATCAGATGCTTGATCGCATCGAGTCGAAAGCCGGCCACGCCCATCTCTTCCACCCAGAAGCGGGCAATGTTGTAAGCTTCCGCAGTGACCTCAGGATTACGATAGTTGAGATCGGGCATTCCGCTCCAAAAAACACCGTAGTAGTACTCGTCACGGAACGGTGATTTGTGCCAGACGACATTATTGCCGAACGGTCCGCGATAGCCGGGATCGATTGCCGACCAAAGATACCGGTCGCGATAGGGAGAGGTGGGGTCGCGTAACGCTGCCTGGAACCAAGGGTGTTGCGTACTGGTGTGGTTTAACACCAGATCGATAATAATCTTGATCCCACGCTTATCGGCTTCGGCGACCAATCGCTTAAAATCATCGTTGGTACCGTAATCCCGTTCGACCGTGTAGTAATCAATCGTATCGTAGCCATGATAACTGGCTGCTTCAGCGACCGGCATCAGCCAAATGCAGTTGATCCCAAGATCGGTGGTGGTCGTCGGATCGCCGTCGTTCAGGTAATCGAGCTTGGCGATAATCCCGTTAAGATCGCCATTCCCATCACCGTCACTATCGTAAAACGAACGCACGAAGATCTCGTAGCAGACGGCACTATCCCACCAACCGGTTGCAAGCGGAAACGGGGTTGCCGTCGGGCCGGGCGTGATTCGGGGTGGTAGCGTTGGCAAGCGCGGATCACGGGTTGGTGTCGGCGGACGGGTATTGGTTGGGGTGGCTGCTGTGGGCGGAGACGCAACGGGACTGGGGACTGTAGCCGTCGGTAGACCACACGCTGCCAAGAGGATTGCGGTCAACAGGAAGAGAGATATTCGGTGCATACAAAACCGTTTCGCTATCAATCATTTTGTCTGTCTGCATTATACCAGAACCGGCCAATACCCCTCGTATCGTCACACCTGTGCGTGAGCCAATCCGCGGGCGTCCGAAACCCCCTGCTGGTCATAGCCAATACCCTTTGCGTTTTAGCACCTTTGCGTTAACTCCTGTGCTATCACGCACGGCTTTCATTCGACTTTCGCATCTCAGCGCCGTTGTGTTCCCTGCTGCGCAACCCCTCGGCAAACCGGCGGGCACCACCTTGTGCGGGATGGCGAACCGCATCATGCGCGATGCCGAGTTTCGTCAATGCCTGACTCGCGATCCGGCCCATCGCCACGACCGGACAACCGGCAAAGAGCGCGCAAACTTGAGCTAAGAAGGGTAACCCAAGCGCTAACTCATCGTGCCGTGGGGTGCGATTGCTGTGTGGATTACCGGGTTGGTGTGGATGCAACGGGAACGCATTCCAACCAACTGCAAACAGGTTCAGTGCTGCGAGTTCACGATAGACGATGGTTGCCGTCTGTTCACGCGAGATTCGCCCATCATTGGTAGCCAGCCGGAATCCGCGTGCCACTCCAAATTGACCAAGTGGCTCAATCCCGTCGAGCAGAATCTGTTCGCTGGTAAACGGGATGCCGGTACGGCGTGCTCCTTTGTACCCCGGCGCTTCACCGATTAACAAGAGATCGGGTCCTCGCTCTAGCGCTAACGCTAAGGCAAGGGCCAAATTGGCCCGTCGCGTCGCATTACCGTGTTGTTCTTCGCTACTGGTGGCCTCCCAAGCGTACATATTCACCGTATTAACCGGTGCCGGTAACGCAGCCAATGCTTCAATGATGGTTCTAATACTTGTCTCCGTTGCGTACAGCGCCATAATTGTGACTTAGCAAAATTGTCAACTTCAAGCATTATGCAGACAACACTCTGTAACTGTTTGGGATTATAGTGGATTCGGCGAATAATATGGAGGTGGATCATGTCAACGTCACCGACAATTTGGGAGATAGAAAGTCCGGTAGGTCCGATTGCGTTTCGTGTATCTGGGCAAGGGCGACCCCTGATCTTAGTCCATGGGTGGGGAGGTTCAAGCCGGTACTGGCTAGCAGCGCCGGCATTTTTGCCCAACCGACGGCTCATCGCGATCGATCTGCCCGGATGTGGAGCATCACCGGCGCCGCTTGAACCGGTAACGCTCGATTCGTATGTCAACGCCATCGTAGCAGTCGCCGATGAGCTAGGTCTCGATCGCTTTGCCCTTGCCGGGCATTCGTTGGGTGCAGCGGTAGCGCTCGCAGTTGCCGGTCAGGTTGGCGAGCGGGTGGAACGACTAATCTTGGTCAGCTTTGGTTTTGGCGCCAATGTCTACGAAGATAGTCTGGTGACGGTAGCCGGTGCCCAGTGGCAAGTAGCTGCTGCGTATTGGCGTCCGTGGTTGGTATGGTGGCGACCATGGTGGAGTGCCACTCAGCAGTGGCGCGAGGCATGGTGGACGTTACCACCGACACCGGAATTGCTCGCTCGCCCGATGGTCTATCGCCCACTCGACCGATCGCTGCTAGCGCAGGGAATTGCCGATTTGATAGCCATGGATCCCTTAGTGGCGATTGAATCGGCAGCGATTATGGGCCATCCCCAGCTCAAGCGTGCTGTTCGCCGTCCTTTACCACCAATGTTGTTGATTAGTGGTCAGCATGATCCGGTTTTTCCGCCGATCAATGTACGGGCATTCAACCGATATGTCCCTGAGGCGCAGGTTGTCTTACTTCCCGATTGTGGTCATGTACCGATGGTTGAAGAACCGGCTACGTGCTATCACACAATTGCACGCTTTCTCGATGGAGAAAACGATTATTTGTCGTAACTTTTAAACCATAGATAAACCATAAGATAAACCATAGAATTGAGCGTAATGCCTCATTGCTGCATGATAAAGAGCAACATTTCTGTCACCGCTTGCCTGTGTATGCTATAATGGGCAAGGTAATGCGCGGAGTCGACCGACTTCGCTCTGAACAGGAAGGTTGCCTTCTATGCGGCGTGGCGCGTTACTGTTTCTACTCATCGGACTCATCATCATTATCGGTGGATTTGCGGCTTTCTTGCTGCTACGTGGTGGTGCGACACGACCCAATGCCGTAACTGAGCCGGAAGTACCTCCACCGCCAACAGCAATCCCATTGGTGAACGTCGTACAAGCGGCTGTCGACATTGAAGCAAATACCTTACTGAACGATCCGACCTTGCTCGAAGTCGTTGAGGTGCCGATTACCGAATTTGACGAGCAAAACGAGTTTAGCAGTATCAACGACGTTTTCGGTAAGTTAGTCATTAATCCCGTTCAGGCCGGTCGCCCAATTACACGTGACAATGTGCGTAACCCTGGTCTTGCGCAGATGCTACCCACTGCCGAACCCGGTCAGCCGCGCGTCAAAGCGTATCCCCTCGTCGTGAATAATCTCTCCGGTGTTGCCGATCAGCTTGCCGTCAACGATTTTGTCGATGTGATTGCGACCTTCTCGGTCGAACGTCAGATCATTCGCCCAGGACCTCGGCAGGTTATTACGGTGAATGATGTCGATCAGGTTATTCGCGAGTATGAGTTTGGCGAGACGCAGACGTTTCTCACAACCAAAACCATCATTCAGCGGGCGAAGGTGCTACAAATCTTGCGTCCAGCCATACCGACACCGGCGACCCCAGAAGGTGAAGCTGCTCCGGCTCAGGGCGAGGCACTTCCAACACAGTCGTCGAGTTTACCGCAGGTTGATGCTTCTGGTCAGCCAATCACCTCTTCCCAATTAGAAAATGCTACTCCCGGCAGTACATTAACGCAATCAATTTGGGTGGTGATGTTGGCGCTCAATGACCAACAGATTGAGCTGCTGGAGTTTGCGTTGCAATCGAATGCTCGCATTGTCCTGGCGTTGCGCAGCAGCGATGATGTGGCCATTGAGCAGACGAGCGGTATTACCATTGATTTGCTGGTGCGTGAGTTTGGGTTGCCATTGCCGCGCCCGTTGCCGCCACGGGTGTACGGTGAAGATGAGGTTTTCGTTCCTGAACCAACGCCAACTCCGCGGCCATGAACTATTCCAGAAGTGCTTGCTCTGGGGTACAATAGTATGGTAACAATGTTCATTCGCATGTTCGGTATGTGCGTCCGTTGCCAAGAAGACATATCATCATCCGAGGAGCCACCGCATGAGTGAGGGTGAAAAGATTCGAGTCATGATCGTCGATGATATTGTTGACACACGCGATCAGCTCGAAAAGTTGCTCTTCTTTGAAAAGGATATTGAGGTTGTAGCCAAGGCGAGCAATGGACGCGAAGCGATAGCTTTTGCCCGTCAATATCGCCCACAAGTTATCTTGATGGATATCAATATGCCCGATATGGATGGGATCGCGGCTACCGAAGCGATCCTTACCCAAGATCCGGGTATTCAAGTTATTATCATGAGCGTGCAGGGCGAGACCGATTATATCCGACGGGCGATGTTGGCCGGCGCTCGCGAGTTCCTGATTAAGCCGATCAGTGCCGATGATCTCTATCGCTCGATCCGTCATGTTGCCCGCTTGGCAGCAATGCGTCCGGTTGTGCCGGTGGCCGGCGGGGCCGTAGCCGGCGCGGCTGGTGCTGCTCAACCAGCGGTCAATGGACAGATCTTTGCCGTCTTTAGTCCTAAGGGCGGGGTTGGTGTTTCTTCAATCGCTGCCAATCTGGCCGTGGCTATCCGTCAGCAAACCAATAAAAAGGTTGCCCTGGTTGACGGTAATGTTATCTTCGGTGATCTGAGTGTTCTGCTCAATCTCCGTGCCGATAAAACGATTATCGACGTTGCGTCACGGATCGAGAACCTCGATCGCGATTTACTCAACGATGTAATGGCGACACACCCAACCCAGGTGAAGGTGCTCTTGGCCCCTCCCGATCCGCAACGTGGTGAACTGGTCACGGCCGATCATATTCGGGCGATTCTTGAAATGTTGCGGCAGGAGTACGACTATGTCGTGGTTGATACGCCGGCTTCGTTCCAAGATCGCTCACTTGCCGCGCTTGATTTGGCTCAGCGTGTGATTACCCTCATGACTCTTGAGATGCATTGCATCCGCAATGTCAAGCTGTTTCTCGAAGTTGCCGATCTGCTTGGCTACCCGAACGATAAGGTCGTGCTGGTGCTCAATAAGGCCACGAATCGCACCGGTATCCGCGCTGAAGAAGTAGAAAAGCATCTCCAGCGGAAACTCGCTCTCCAAATCGGTGATGCTCCTCAAGAGATGACGCTGGCGATCAATCAGGGTACACCGATTGTTATGGCGAAGCCTAATCATCAGGTGGCAAAAGATATTATGAATTTGGCCCGCGAGTTGGTGGCAAAGGCCGACAAAGAGGCGGTGGCTTCGAGTAGTTCGAAGCCGAAGCTGTTCGGTCAGTGGTTACCACGACGGTAATGAAACCTTAGCTTCGTACAGTCGCTTGCGTTTTTCAGGAGGTGATCGCGATGTCGTTATTGAAACGAATTGGTGGTGCAACTCCTCCGCCGGTAGAACCGACGGTGTCGCGGTCGCCGGTGCGCCCCGAAACCGGACGTATAGCACCGGTTGGTGTGCCGAATACGGAAGATACGTTCCGAGAGCTACGTGCTCGTGTGCAGGATCGCCTCATCAACGAGCTAAACTCGCAGATTGATTTGAATAATCAGGCGAAAGTGCGCAAGCAGGTCGAAGAGATCTTTAACTCGATCCTCGATAGTGAAAGTATTGTGCTCTCGCGGGCTGAGCGCCAACGCCTTTTCGAGAGTATTACCGCCGATATTATCGGTTTGGGGCCGCTCGAGCCATTGCTGGCCGATGATGATGTAAGCGAGATCATGGTCAACGGGCCAAAGCAGGTCTATATTGAAAAGAAAGGTAAGTTGATCAAAACCGACATCACGTTTGCCGATGACGATCACGTGATGCGGATTATCGACCGCATTGTGGCTCCGTTGGGCCGCCGCGTTGATGAATCATCGCCAATGGTTGATGCCCGTCTCAAAGACGGTTCGCGGGTGAATGTGGTAATCCGTCCGTTGGCATTGAATGGACCGACAATTACTATCCGCAAGTTCCGCAAAGACAAACTCACCGTACAAGATTTGGTGCGCTTTGGCTCGATGTCGCAAGATATGGCTGATTTTCTTGCCGCTTGTGTTCAAGCGCGCCTCAATATTGTGGTTGCCGGCGGTACCGGTTCCGGTAAGACCACCCTATTGAACGTACTGTCGTCGTTCATCCCGGAAGATGAGCGGATTATTACCGTCGAAAATGCTGCCGAATTGCAGCTTCGCCAAGAGCATGTGGTGACCCTCGAATCACGTCCGCCAAACGTGGAAGGTAAGGGTGAAGTTACCATCCGTGATCTAGTCATCAACTGTCTGCGTATGCGTCCTGAGCGGATTATTGTCGGTGAGTGTCGCGGCGGTGAGACCCTCGACATGTTGCAGGCAATGAACACCGGTCACGATGGCTCGATGACGACGATCCACGCGAATTCGCCACGTGATGCAGTGAGCCGTATCGAGACTATGTGCTTAATGGCCGGTATGGATCTCCCTGCACGCGCCATTCGTGAGCAGATCGCGTCGGCTATTCATGTGTTCGTCCAACAATCGCGCCTGAAAGATGGTTCACGTAAGGTGACCCAGATTACCGAAGTCGCCGGTATGGAAGGTGATGTGGTTGTTCTCCAAGATATTTTCGTCTTTGAGCAGACGGGTATTGATGAGAAAGGCAAGATTGTTGGTCATCTGCGCCCGACCGGTGTTCGACCACGCTTCCTCGAGAAGTTTGAAGCGCTTAATATCTTCTTGCCGCCAACCATTTTCGGTGCGTCGGAACGCTTCAGCTTCTAACGACGCTAACAAGGAGGGTCGATCCGAATGGATGTCCTACTTTCACCTGAGATGATGCCGGTTACGCTAGCCTTGTTGGGCTTATTGCTCCTTGTGCTGGTTGTGGCCGTCGTAATGCTCATGCGCTCGTCGGCTACCGTCGATGTGTCACAGCGTCTTGAGACGTTTGCCGGCGGTAAGGTGCAAGAGCGCTCGAATGAACCGATTGCGCGACAGGCCATCGAACGGATCGACGCAGTGGTCGCCAAGAGTAAGCAGGGGAGTTCAATAAAGAATGAGTTGTCCCGTGCTGCTCTGAAGTTAACGGTGGCTGAGTTCTTCGGTCTGAAGCTTGGCGCTGCCCTCTTGGGTGGGGTGTTCGGAGCGTTTTTGGGACGGGCGAGTCCTTATGCTGCGCTCGCTTTAGGTCTGTTGTGTGCTATCATCTTCGCATTTCTCCCTGATATATACGTGAAAGTGCGTGCTGCACAGCGCGTGAAAGCATTCAATAATCAGTTGGGTGATGTGATAACGATGATGGCTAACGCCTTGCGTGGCGGCTATAGTTTTTTGCAAACGCTCGATATGGTTGCCCGCGAAGCACCGGACCCTGCTTCCACCGAGTTTCGTCGTGTTGTGCAAGAAGTTGGACTTGGTCGTTCAACCGAGGAAGCTTTGCAGAATTTGCTCCGACGGGTGCCGTCTGATGATCTTGATCTCCTCGTTACTGCGGTTAGTATCCAAATGGAGGTGGGTGGTAATCTGGCGCAGGTACTCGATACTATCGGCCATACCATTCGTGAGCGAGTACGGATCAAAGGTGAGATTTCAACGCTGACCGCCCAGGGTCGTATTTCCTCGTGGATTATTACCGGCCTTCCGATCGGTTTAGCCGCATTCATTACGGTTGTTAATCCCGACTATATGGCTCCTCTTTTTACGTTTGGGCTGCCACCCCAAGCGTGGTGTTGCATGCCGGTAACGTCGCTGTTTATGATCGCGCTGGGCTATTTTGCGATTCAGAAAATTATCGATATCGAAGTGTGAGGTGCAGCGATGATGGAAATCTTAGTTCTCACCGGTGTTTTAGTGATAGGAGCTGCACTGATTATCATCGCCGTTAGGCAGATGAACCAGTCGCGTGCAATTAGTGAGCGTCTCGATCAATATACCGATGTTTCGTTGTCGCTCGAAGAGTTGGAGTTGCAGCAGCCGTTCCGTGAGCGTGTGCTTATTCCGATGTTTCGCGCGTTGTTGAGTTACTTGGGTCGCTTTGGACTCAAGCAAAATCAGGAACGCTTGCGGGCGAATCTGCAAATGGCCGGTAATCCCGGTAATATTTCACCCAATATGTTCATTGGGTTGCGAATGG includes the following:
- a CDS encoding uracil-DNA glycosylase, with translation MALYATETSIRTIIEALAALPAPVNTVNMYAWEATSSEEQHGNATRRANLALALALALERGPDLLLIGEAPGYKGARRTGIPFTSEQILLDGIEPLGQFGVARGFRLATNDGRISREQTATIVYRELAALNLFAVGWNAFPLHPHQPGNPHSNRTPRHDELALGLPFLAQVCALFAGCPVVAMGRIASQALTKLGIAHDAVRHPAQGGARRFAEGLRSREHNGAEMRKSNESRA
- a CDS encoding alpha-amylase family glycosyl hydrolase; its protein translation is MHRISLFLLTAILLAACGLPTATVPSPVASPPTAATPTNTRPPTPTRDPRLPTLPPRITPGPTATPFPLATGWWDSAVCYEIFVRSFYDSDGDGNGDLNGIIAKLDYLNDGDPTTTTDLGINCIWLMPVAEAASYHGYDTIDYYTVERDYGTNDDFKRLVAEADKRGIKIIIDLVLNHTSTQHPWFQAALRDPTSPYRDRYLWSAIDPGYRGPFGNNVVWHKSPFRDEYYYGVFWSGMPDLNYRNPEVTAEAYNIARFWVEEMGVAGFRLDAIKHLIEYYTLQEDTAETFEWLRNFRRFLERELPGTFTVGEVFNGNPRTLAPYYPDQLDYYFEFEVAKQIVGAANTGLSKLFMRAVQDAYTQLPYQRWAPFLTNHDQNRVMSTLGDDVAKAKLTALALLTIPGLPFIYYGEEIGMVGVKPDERIRTPMQWTKEEFGGFTSGFPWQLPQPDYPVKNVMLQDEDPDSLLNAYRQLIHLHINTPALAHGDLIPLQAKGDDVAAYIRRSGDDLVLVIINFDVTPTEPFTLTVSGSDLPTGTYRLRPLYGTPPTAPTPLTISDGAITDYQPFSEIPAQTGYILKLER
- a CDS encoding type II secretion system F family protein; the encoded protein is MDVLLSPEMMPVTLALLGLLLLVLVVAVVMLMRSSATVDVSQRLETFAGGKVQERSNEPIARQAIERIDAVVAKSKQGSSIKNELSRAALKLTVAEFFGLKLGAALLGGVFGAFLGRASPYAALALGLLCAIIFAFLPDIYVKVRAAQRVKAFNNQLGDVITMMANALRGGYSFLQTLDMVAREAPDPASTEFRRVVQEVGLGRSTEEALQNLLRRVPSDDLDLLVTAVSIQMEVGGNLAQVLDTIGHTIRERVRIKGEISTLTAQGRISSWIITGLPIGLAAFITVVNPDYMAPLFTFGLPPQAWCCMPVTSLFMIALGYFAIQKIIDIEV
- a CDS encoding CpaF family protein — translated: MSLLKRIGGATPPPVEPTVSRSPVRPETGRIAPVGVPNTEDTFRELRARVQDRLINELNSQIDLNNQAKVRKQVEEIFNSILDSESIVLSRAERQRLFESITADIIGLGPLEPLLADDDVSEIMVNGPKQVYIEKKGKLIKTDITFADDDHVMRIIDRIVAPLGRRVDESSPMVDARLKDGSRVNVVIRPLALNGPTITIRKFRKDKLTVQDLVRFGSMSQDMADFLAACVQARLNIVVAGGTGSGKTTLLNVLSSFIPEDERIITVENAAELQLRQEHVVTLESRPPNVEGKGEVTIRDLVINCLRMRPERIIVGECRGGETLDMLQAMNTGHDGSMTTIHANSPRDAVSRIETMCLMAGMDLPARAIREQIASAIHVFVQQSRLKDGSRKVTQITEVAGMEGDVVVLQDIFVFEQTGIDEKGKIVGHLRPTGVRPRFLEKFEALNIFLPPTIFGASERFSF
- a CDS encoding AAA family ATPase, encoding MSEGEKIRVMIVDDIVDTRDQLEKLLFFEKDIEVVAKASNGREAIAFARQYRPQVILMDINMPDMDGIAATEAILTQDPGIQVIIMSVQGETDYIRRAMLAGAREFLIKPISADDLYRSIRHVARLAAMRPVVPVAGGAVAGAAGAAQPAVNGQIFAVFSPKGGVGVSSIAANLAVAIRQQTNKKVALVDGNVIFGDLSVLLNLRADKTIIDVASRIENLDRDLLNDVMATHPTQVKVLLAPPDPQRGELVTADHIRAILEMLRQEYDYVVVDTPASFQDRSLAALDLAQRVITLMTLEMHCIRNVKLFLEVADLLGYPNDKVVLVLNKATNRTGIRAEEVEKHLQRKLALQIGDAPQEMTLAINQGTPIVMAKPNHQVAKDIMNLARELVAKADKEAVASSSSKPKLFGQWLPRR
- a CDS encoding alpha/beta fold hydrolase, which codes for MSTSPTIWEIESPVGPIAFRVSGQGRPLILVHGWGGSSRYWLAAPAFLPNRRLIAIDLPGCGASPAPLEPVTLDSYVNAIVAVADELGLDRFALAGHSLGAAVALAVAGQVGERVERLILVSFGFGANVYEDSLVTVAGAQWQVAAAYWRPWLVWWRPWWSATQQWREAWWTLPPTPELLARPMVYRPLDRSLLAQGIADLIAMDPLVAIESAAIMGHPQLKRAVRRPLPPMLLISGQHDPVFPPINVRAFNRYVPEAQVVLLPDCGHVPMVEEPATCYHTIARFLDGENDYLS
- a CDS encoding SAF domain-containing protein, which translates into the protein MRRGALLFLLIGLIIIIGGFAAFLLLRGGATRPNAVTEPEVPPPPTAIPLVNVVQAAVDIEANTLLNDPTLLEVVEVPITEFDEQNEFSSINDVFGKLVINPVQAGRPITRDNVRNPGLAQMLPTAEPGQPRVKAYPLVVNNLSGVADQLAVNDFVDVIATFSVERQIIRPGPRQVITVNDVDQVIREYEFGETQTFLTTKTIIQRAKVLQILRPAIPTPATPEGEAAPAQGEALPTQSSSLPQVDASGQPITSSQLENATPGSTLTQSIWVVMLALNDQQIELLEFALQSNARIVLALRSSDDVAIEQTSGITIDLLVREFGLPLPRPLPPRVYGEDEVFVPEPTPTPRP